The genomic region TGAAGCAACTGCTCCAACTCCTTCACAAAATCTATTGCTCCCCCAATTATTGAGGCTTGGTCACCCTATACCCCATGGACAACAAATTCAATACATCAATATcaataaaaaggataaaaaaaaacaaaaacctaATTTTTGAGCATCCGACACTGATAAAGATTGGATTTTTAGCACGGATAAAGCAAGAGAAGGGACTTTGAGAAGGAGAAAAATTGTTACATGCACTTTCTTGGATATTTTTGGTACTGCTTATGCAAATTACACAAGTAAAAATTCTAATTCCTAATTGGATAAACAACATCAAAAAGTACTTAAAATTTCCCTGAGAGAAAATGGGGTAGAAAATTggactatatatataaaattgattgcaTATAATGCACATACCCTTTGAATATAGGAAGGTGGCATGAGGGACCTAAGAACACTGAGGTGGTCATTCATTTGGCGTCGCCGGTTGCGTTCAACAGCAATGTGAGTCATGCGTTGGTTCTCCACATCTTCCTTGTTCTTGCTTGGCCttgttctctttctctttctcctttcctTTGTTGCTGTTGGCTGAGATTTGGGGCATGTTTGTGAAACTTTCTGTGGTTCCTGGTTGCACTCATAGTTCACTTTCTTCTCAAAACATGAAACTGAAAGTGGGTGTTGGAGCTCATTGCTTTCTGACTTCACTGGTGAGTACTGCATCTCGGACATGTCATGTGTCACACAACTCTCTAGCTCCAATGCTGCTTGCACTTGTTGTGCTTCCATTCTTGGAAAATAGGCTATTCCCTCCCATGGATTCTTCTTGTGCTGCAGCCTCAGAAGTGTTTGAAAGTTTGTCTCTTTCAAAGGGAAAAACTGTGGGGATTCCACACTCTGAAGCATCTGAAGGAATGGCATGTTGTCCTCTAAGCTTGATATCAGAAGATGTTCTTCCTCTTCTAGTCTCAGGCTTTCTTCATCCACCAGAACATGGTCCAAACAATTCACTCCCAAAGGGTCTCCAAAGAactgaaaagaaattaaaaagagtttAGTGCAAGGAATGAGAAATAATGgcaagagaatgagaagaagagagAGTGAGGTATATTGGTTGTACTTCACTTTCACACCCCCAACTTTAATTGAAAAGAAGGAAGGAATATATGGTTCCATTAACGGGGTTGAGGTTGGGTCAGAATGGAGAAAAAAGGAGTAAGTCTATGCAGGAAAAGTGAGCAATAAAAGAGGAATGTCAACAGGAGGGGGCAGCAGATACATGTATTTATCAGGAAAGTAGTAGAGCACAATGCATTTAATGCAAGAGGAGTAAATGCAGTACTTTTTCTTGGTTCTAGAAATGGGGttggaggaaaaggaaaaggaagaagaaagaaaaaggggtGGGATGGGAAAGTAAGGAAAAGAAAGTAGAAAGTAGCATCAGTTAATAACAGTATAATAGTAAGTAACACTACATACACAGGAATTGAGGGGTCCTTGGAGCCTCTCCATGATGAAAGCTGATGAGCAGTGATCAAAGTAGAAGTCGTGTTAATTAAATGCCGGTGCTAGTGCTGCTACCTTAGGGCGTGTATGAGGGTGACAAACATTACGTATGGTAGTGATAGCTAACAAAAGAGTGGTAATAAATGTAATTCCCTATGGAGAAGCAGAACGAGACCCAATATGAGTAACAAACACAACACCCCCCgcaatatattattattcctTTGTGTTTTCTGATATGGCTTTGATACCCTCTTTCTTATATAGTATACTTATAtagaagaataataataaatgctGTGCTTGGAACAAGTCTCAGGTCACACaacagtagtagtagtagtaatagGGGAAGGTGatatgatatatgatatatgatatatccagagagagagagagagaggtgagAAATGAAAGGTGGAAAGTTCTCAACTGGGGTTACAACTTAGAAGAGATATGTTAGAGAGATTGATGCATTTGAAACAGTAGTGTGAAGGAGTGTgtgaagagagagagggagTTAAACTAAGTTGTCTGGTTTACAAGGTCCCAAGCATTATTGGCGGTGGCAGTTTTGTCCATCAGCGGGGACAGACAGTTGTGGGACTCTCTCACATTTGAgagatgagagagagaaagtacGGTAAAGCCacgaaatattttatttaataattaaaagaaaaatggaaaataactGGAAAGGGCTTCTCTGGATTGTGTGGTCTGCATGATGATGATGGATCATGTCCAATTTCCTATTCAGGCTAATATTAGTTACACATAACAACAAAATCACATTACATACGTAATATTTATAGTATAATATTCTTATATCCAAGTtagtatttaaataaataatacttcttctctttcatcatgatagttgtggtaaaaaattaatattatattaaaaattaaactgataattattttagaatttttcttACAACAACAATTATAGGACGAAAGGAGTATCTTAATATTGTTACCAAGTTATTAAACGCGGCAGAGCATATTAATATTACCTTGGTCTAATTGAAATtagaattagatttttttttaagattttgaatttaaattttatagatgaaaaaatataattaataaaagaaaagacacATTAAAAGTGATACttaaatttttaacaaaaaataattattaacaaagttaataaatacctcatactaaaaacataattataaaaaaaagtgatagaaTATGAAGCATCTATAAGATAGGACAATAATAATATGTTGGGACCACTAAAAAATTATTGGGCaaacttaaattataaatagtttTGTTCAATTATAACTACTAGTTAGTTATAAGAGGATAAGAAATCTTAAGAGTTATTCATTAAGAAGAATTTTAATGATTTCAAAGAGAATTTTACAATTAGAATTGACAAAATGAATTGGGTCAATCGAGTTGGATAGTCAGATTAAACCTAGTCatactaaaaacataattataaaaaaaagtgatagaaTATGAAGCATCTATAAGATAggacaataataatatattgggaccactaaaaaattattgtgcaaacttaaattataaatagtttTGTTCAATTATAACTACTAGTTAATTCTAAGAGGATAAGAAATCTTAAGAGTTATTCATCAAGAAGAATTTTAATGGTttcaaagaaaattttacaattaGAATTGACAAAATGAATTGGGTGAATCGAGTTGGATAGTCAAATTAAACCTAGTCACACAATAAATAGTTAAGAttaaatcaaacttaaattATGTTTACTTCATGATTTGAttgtacttaaaaaaataaggatcAACTTGGCTCAGTCTGCCCCATTTTTCACATTTAATCCCATAGATCGATCTAGTCCGCCCCATTTTCCCATTCCTGCTATGGTGTTTTTGGAtgcaaagaaatttaaaaagtaattctTCCCATGTTTTGTTACACTGAGATGAGTTAAAACTGTGttatttaaaatactaatttaccCTTATTTTTACACACTtctatttattagaaatatttgtCATTGTACGCACTACAGACTCATCTGTTTTCacacaaacaaataaaagaaacaatttaTCATTACTTTCTCTCCAATCAAACAGTTTGAAATCATCTCATCTTctctccttttctctttcttttcattcattttctttccgtaagttTCTTTTTCGAGTAAAAACAAAAAGCTTAGCCACAAccataaaaatgtaaaagttaACTCTAAATTCTTAATCATTTGTTAAATAATATGTTAATAATATGctattgtttttgtattttttctctctatcaTGATAATTATTAATACGACATTATTCGTTCTGTTTTTCATTGATGGTTACATTATGCattgaaatttcaattatttgttacaattttcATCAGAGCTCAACTTTATCCAGAGGATATGGCTTCTTTACCCCGCAGTAGTTCAAGTAGTCAATTTATAGTGCCCATGGAGAGCTACCGAGCAAGTACGAAGGCAAAGCCTCTTTTCTTGTTCATTGTACGACATGATAATTAACACTGTCGCTACTCACTAGCCTACTTTCGGTTTTGATTTTGATGCACATTACAATTTCTGTTACTCCAACGAGATTGATTTATAGCAGTAACCTTCtggttaaaagttaaaactataATTGTTTATAATTAACCATGTTTACACCAGTTTCTTTATCGTTCTTTATTTCTATTATTGTTTAGGGCACGTTGggatgagagaaaagaagaagagaaatggatgaaaagttttaaattttaatagaaattttatatttttaaattttattttaatttaagttttgaTTTCAACTCCGGATAACTTGAGTTGGTTATAGACATTACTTTTTTTAgtcaagaaaattaaataagtgGTTTTATCCGTGTGatgtaacttaaaaaaatta from Glycine soja cultivar W05 chromosome 16, ASM419377v2, whole genome shotgun sequence harbors:
- the LOC114389322 gene encoding transcription factor bHLH57-like isoform X1; amino-acid sequence: MERLQGPLNSCFFGDPLGVNCLDHVLVDEESLRLEEEEHLLISSLEDNMPFLQMLQSVESPQFFPLKETNFQTLLRLQHKKNPWEGIAYFPRMEAQQVQAALELESCVTHDMSEMQYSPVKSESNELQHPLSVSCFEKKVNYECNQEPQKVSQTCPKSQPTATKERRKRKRTRPSKNKEDVENQRMTHIAVERNRRRQMNDHLSVLRSLMPPSYIQRGDQASIIGGAIDFVKELEQLLQSLEAQKRTRKNEEGGGGGGSSSSSSSTMLCKPPPPPLLLLSSPHGYGMRSSPSDEVNCGDEVKAENKSEAADIKVTLIQTHVNLKIECQRKPGQLLKVIVALEDLRLTILHLNITSSETSVLYSLNLKIEEDCKLCSASDIAETVHQIFSFINGVARDH
- the LOC114389322 gene encoding transcription factor bHLH57-like isoform X2: MPFLQMLQSVESPQFFPLKETNFQTLLRLQHKKNPWEGIAYFPRMEAQQVQAALELESCVTHDMSEMQYSPVKSESNELQHPLSVSCFEKKVNYECNQEPQKVSQTCPKSQPTATKERRKRKRTRPSKNKEDVENQRMTHIAVERNRRRQMNDHLSVLRSLMPPSYIQRGDQASIIGGAIDFVKELEQLLQSLEAQKRTRKNEEGGGGGGSSSSSSSTMLCKPPPPPLLLLSSPHGYGMRSSPSDEVNCGDEVKAENKSEAADIKVTLIQTHVNLKIECQRKPGQLLKVIVALEDLRLTILHLNITSSETSVLYSLNLKIEEDCKLCSASDIAETVHQIFSFINGVARDH